A stretch of the Balneola vulgaris DSM 17893 genome encodes the following:
- a CDS encoding ParB/RepB/Spo0J family partition protein: MATKKVLGRGLGVYFPEYKDDKEASPKNEEPKKKTEEEKVEVEAIDPAELVNVVLHVPVDHIRANPHQPRKEFDEERLDELANSIQEHGIIQPITVRYLGEKKFELISGERRLKASKLAGLLEIPAYIRKADDEQSMAFALIENIQREDLNALEVALAYKRLLDEFDYTQAQVADRVGKNRTTVTNMLRLLTLPDFIQNALKRNEISMGHARALVSLEQEEDQQKLLKKAIANDWSVRQMEDQVRVIGTPKTKKKPKQNDNDPFYEDISSRLRRTFSTKVQVKPKANGGEIKIEYYSEDDLERILGLLDTI; the protein is encoded by the coding sequence ATGGCTACAAAAAAAGTATTAGGGCGTGGATTAGGTGTCTACTTTCCTGAATACAAAGACGATAAAGAGGCATCACCGAAGAATGAAGAGCCTAAAAAGAAGACTGAAGAAGAAAAAGTAGAAGTAGAAGCAATTGACCCTGCTGAACTAGTAAATGTAGTTCTTCATGTACCTGTAGACCATATTAGAGCGAATCCACATCAGCCAAGAAAAGAATTTGATGAGGAGCGATTAGATGAACTCGCGAATTCTATTCAAGAACATGGCATTATTCAGCCAATTACCGTACGCTATCTTGGTGAAAAGAAATTTGAGCTCATTAGTGGTGAGCGACGTCTAAAGGCTTCAAAATTAGCTGGTTTATTAGAAATTCCAGCCTACATCCGTAAAGCGGATGATGAGCAAAGTATGGCTTTCGCTCTTATCGAGAATATTCAGCGTGAAGACTTAAATGCTCTTGAAGTAGCTTTAGCTTACAAACGATTGCTGGATGAATTCGACTATACTCAAGCTCAAGTAGCAGATAGAGTGGGAAAAAATCGGACTACAGTAACAAATATGTTACGACTGCTAACCCTGCCCGATTTCATTCAAAATGCACTCAAGAGAAATGAAATTTCGATGGGGCATGCTCGTGCTTTAGTAAGCTTAGAGCAGGAAGAAGACCAGCAGAAGCTGCTTAAAAAAGCCATAGCAAACGATTGGTCGGTGCGCCAGATGGAAGATCAAGTTCGAGTTATAGGAACTCCTAAAACCAAGAAAAAGCCTAAACAAAATGATAATGATCCATTCTATGAGGATATTTCATCTAGGCTGAGAAGAACCTTTAGTACCAAAGTTCAGGTTAAGCCAAAAGCGAATGGCGGTGAAATTAAAATTGAATATTATTCTGAAGACGATTTGGAGCGTATCCTTGGCCTCTTGGATACCATTTAA
- a CDS encoding DUF5683 domain-containing protein, whose protein sequence is MASWIPFKSLIIAFLLLLSSQDVAAQFQSYSSQKFSADERYSIRYYSQDSTVTQEYPDPKMVFRRSLILPGWGQVTNKQVWKVPIVYGLIGGLSYYSVYLTKTYHDYRAAYYNSFEENTDQRFGATPEYLANQNASFLKSRRNFLRNRRDFIYITVGLAYLLNAVDAYVFAHLRSFDVSDDLSMNGRFTPDVIRTPLTGEVPSITLTLRF, encoded by the coding sequence TTGGCCTCTTGGATACCATTTAAATCGCTTATTATAGCGTTCTTATTGCTGTTGAGTAGCCAAGATGTGGCAGCTCAATTTCAATCATACTCATCTCAAAAATTTTCAGCAGATGAGCGTTATTCAATTAGGTATTACTCTCAAGATAGCACGGTTACTCAGGAATACCCTGATCCCAAAATGGTATTTAGGCGTTCTTTGATTCTACCAGGGTGGGGACAAGTAACCAACAAACAAGTTTGGAAGGTGCCCATCGTGTATGGGTTGATTGGTGGGTTAAGTTATTACAGTGTGTATCTAACAAAAACCTATCACGATTATAGAGCGGCATATTATAATTCATTTGAAGAAAATACGGACCAGCGATTCGGCGCAACCCCAGAATATTTAGCGAATCAGAATGCTAGTTTTTTAAAATCGAGAAGAAATTTTTTACGGAATAGGCGCGACTTCATATATATAACCGTTGGATTAGCCTATTTACTCAATGCAGTGGATGCCTATGTATTCGCACATCTTCGTTCTTTTGATGTCTCTGACGATTTATCAATGAATGGTAGGTTCACTCCTGATGTTATAAGAACGCCTCTTACAGGCGAAGTCCCATCTATTACACTCACTTTAAGATTTTAG